The segment ACTGTGCATTCACATTATTTTCTCTTCTTACTTTTTTTTTACTAAAAAAACAATCTGTTATGTATAAGGTGAGCATCCTTGGCAATACTGTAATTAACAGCATCTATTCGAGGATGTTGTTGCCAACCGCGGAGAAGACTTACGTTTCCCCATAAGTTCTTCCTCCGGTTTCTCCTCTCCCTTTACCTTCTTTCCTTATAGGATATAGAAGGAGCCTGCAAGCCGCTCGCTTGCAGGTTTTTTTTTCATATAAAAAAAACTAAGAAATATTCTCAGTTTTTTTATATACCCATCTTATAATCATACTCTTTTGCTTTATCCGGTTTGGAATTTTCAAACTCCATTTTCAAGAATGGTTTATAGGAAGGCTCCACTTTTTTTACAAAAGAGAAGGAGTTTAGCTTTTCCATTAATGCTTCTGCTTCATTTAAATTAGTGTAAAGCACAACATACTTTAATCTTTTGGATATATAGTGGACATTACCATATCTGCGCAGCATTTTCGCCTGCTTCAACGAATAAAGGTAAACGACCAATCCTTGCCTCTGCCCTAGCATGGAATCCCCCCACTTCAATTTTTTTTATTTTAGCACAGCATAGTAAAAAAACATACTGAGTTGTGCCACTTTTCAAAAAAGGACAACATTGCTACTGAATAATACATAAAAAGGCGATGAAGCTTAGAAGTCATCATCGCCTTCCATCATTATGCTGAACAACTGCAGCTTCCTCCACTGCCGCAGCCACCGCTGCAGCCGGAAAGCTCATCAAAGAATGGATTTCCTGTCGGAACTTTAACAAATTCAGAGACAGACTTACCAATGATGACACTTACCTCATCGAGCAATTTTTGCAAGTTGTTTTCCGCTATTTTAAATGCAGCTACATTTTCGTCCATATCCACTTCCCTTTTGAGCTGTCTGATTTCCATCATGACCCGCTTATACTCAGGATGATATTTGCCGAAACGCTGCACTTCTTCGTACAGTTCTTTCATTTCATTAAAAGAAATGATTTTGCTCTGTGTTTCTTTATCGGTGTAGAGGTTTGCCACACGCATTCGATATTGTTCTGCCACATCTGATTCCAATATCATTTCGGCAATGGACTCTGCCTCTTCTTGTATCATAATCAATTCGGTTGTAGCAAGCACTATTAGCTCACCTCCAATTCTCATTTTAACTGATAAGCGTGAGAAAAGAAAGTAATCTGTGCGAAAACAGGATGATAGCCTGCTGTAACCACTTAATTAATTATCACGTTAAATTCTTTTTCAAACACATTTGTCCCTTTGTTGTTAACAATCTTCAAGTGGGCATGATGCTGACCAGTTGCCACATTTCTAACGACAAATGCTGCACTATTAAACACACCAGCTGGTTTGCCATCCAATGAAAGCATGATTTTTCCTGTTTCCTTGTCACTGTCTTCACGAAAGGAAATAGTTGCTGCTTTACAATCAACATAAAGATTATTCCCTTTTACTAGGGTATGGACAGTAACATCCTTTGGCATGGCTACAGCAGATACCGTTTCATTCTGCGCTTCTTGGGCTTTGGCTTGTCCCTTCTCCTTTACCTCAGGATCTGGGACATCATGATTGCAGCCATTTAAAAGAAATAGAGCAGGAATACAAAACAATAGTATTTTTCTCATAAGGAACAGCTCCCTGACTAAGTACTTTTCGTTTAGTATTCGCTGCTACCACTCTTTTTACTCTCTATATATTATTTTGTTAGTTGACTATCATGATTGGGCATTCATTGCTTGAAACATACTGAACATCATGGATGCCATCTGAACACCATTAGAAAATTTTTCAACACGGTGAGGAATTGTTTTTTTGTAATAATGCATGGAGGCAATTTCAAAACTTTGCAAATCACTTGGATTCCTGCATAATTGCCGGTACCAAAGGGGCTGTTCACGGATGAACTGCTGTAACTCTCTGTTTTGCTCAATATATTCCTTTACGTTCTTCCTCATCTAAGTCCCCTCCGCTAGTCTTTTCGAAATGAAAAAGGTCCTGTTGGCTGTTGTGTTGTTTTCGTGCTAGCATTTTGAGAGCCACCGCTGCTCGGAGAAAATTGGGAAATAACACCTTGAATTGTGCCTAGTGCCTGACTAATGTTAGCAATATAACCTTGAACCTGGTTTTGATCCATGTTTTTCAAGGAATTCATCACTGTAGACATCCACAGTGATTTGCTCGAATCAGTACTAGCCTCTTCCTGCTTTCCTGCTTCTTGCCCTGCTGATGGATTGCTGCTAAAGCGAGTATCTTCTTCTCCAAGCAAGTACCAATCTTCAAACAATCTTTGCCAAGTCGTGTCTCCCCTTCTTACTTCCTGTATAAGGTGGGGCTGTGTCTTTACGAAGTCTTTAAATTGCTGAACAGAAGGATGTAGTTGCTTTTCTGACATGATCTTCACCTCTTTTACGTTACATATGCCTAACATACTATATGTGTAGGCTCTCAAAAGGTGTCTTTCCGACAAAATATTTTTGGGCAAAAAAAACACTCCAATTGTCTGCCTGACATTGGAGTGTTTCTAAGTCTACCATTTTTCAATAAAGTTTTGTGTATAGTATTTATTGTATACACCTACACCTAAATGGGTGAATTTCTCATTTAGAAGGCATTCTCTATGGCCTTTACTGTTAAGCCAGCCTTCCATGACAGCTGCGGCGTCAGTATAGCCTGCCGCTATATTTTCCCCTGCGAGCTGATAAAAGACATCTCCAGCCTTAAGCCTTGCCTCCAAGTCCCCGGTTTTAGCAGAAGTATGGGAAAAATCCTTTGTATCATACATATCAACACTATGTCCTAACGCAACATTTGCTGTATCTTCATCCCATTTAACTGACGTTAATTTAAATCTGCTTCTAATAACGTTTGTTATATCTAATATTTGCCGTTCATTGCCATCTTCAACTGCTTCATTTTCCTTTACTACAGAGGCCGCTTCTAACAGCTCTCCTCTGTACACAAGTTCATATGGCCTGATTTGAAGCAATGTCCTTGCATCCATATAACGTACACTTGATAACGTTCCTGTAAACTTATCAAAGTATAGCTGCATATAATAATCGCCCATTTTCACAAGTGGCCGGTTATTTATCTCGTCTTCTGAAAGTTCAAACCGATAGGAGGAGTCTTCATAATTTAAGCTGATATTCGTTTCAATTGGAGTCTTTTCATAAATATCGCCTACTTCTTCCCCAATCTTGTATGGAGATATGTCGACATCTTGTCCGATTGCAAAAATCGTTACCACTTTATCATCAAGCACACCAACCTGAAAATATTTGGAGGAATCTTTATTGTAAATCCACCATTCATATTCATAATTGGAGGGATCTTTTCTAGTTGGTTCTCCATATTTCTTAACAAGCTCCTTAGCAGTGCTGCCAATCATACTGCCAAGTCCTTCTTTCGGCATTGTAATGGATGAGTCTTCGGCAGTTTCCTCCGTTAACCCCTCATCCACCTTTGCAGAGTTCTCGCCTTCATCTACAAGAGCATCAGAGCTATCGCGCGTTTCCGTAATACTTAAATAAAACCAAAATGCAAGCAATATAGAAATAATAACCACAATCCTGATTATCGTTTTCAGAGGCTGAACCCCCTCTCTACCATCATTTCTATCATTATATGTTTGCTACTTACTAAATAGTATAGCATTTCTGAAATAAAAATTGATAGACAATGGCTTTCTGGCTTAAAACCCTAGTATTGCTTTAATAACGGAAGTAGTCTCACCGCCATGATAGATTACATACAGAAGCACATATACAGCAACACCTGTTATTGCTGTAAAAAACCATATAATGCTTGTGGTCGGACCAAGTTTGCGATGTATATCATATCGTTTTCTGTAGCCTGTTACGAGCATAGTGATACCCAGTACTGCTCCAGTTGTCGCTAACGTTATATGGAAAATCAAAAATATGGTGTAATATATTTTGATATCATCTGGTCCGCCAAACGCTGTATTTCCGATAAAAATTGTTCTTGAAGCATAAATAACAAAGAAAATAACCGCACATACAGCTGCAATAAGCATTACTTTTTGGTGTGCTTCTATTTTCCTTTTAATTATCAATCCCCAACCGATTGCGACAAAAATCGCACTAAGTACAATAAAGGTAGTGCTAATAGTAGGTAAAATTGGTAGTGAATAGTTCATTTTCAAACCCTCTCTAATAAAATGTTATATCATTCAAGCCTTATGACAGTCTTTTTTTTAAAAGTGTACCTTCTCACATAAAAAATATGTACTAGTTAACGTAATTTCTCATAAAAAAAGATATTCCAGCAAAGGATAAACACGCTTGATCTTGCAATCTCATCAAAGTCTGTCATGCTCTCTCTTTATCTTAACGGCATCACCAAGCAAGAATCAAGCTGCATTCCTGACTTTGCGAATAACTGTTAATGAGACAAAACAGACAGTGATGAGATGTTGAATTATCGTGTCCATCCAAAGATAGAATATCCTCTTATCTTATGTTTATATAAATGTGACAATGACCATCGCAACGAAAAGGATCGTCATGTATTGAAGAGAATATACGAACATGGCAGTCGCCCATTTAATCTCGTCCTTTTTCTTACTTGCCAAAATACCTGTAATAATCCAGCCGACATTAAGCAATGTTGCCAAAATCAAAAAAGGTACACCGAGCTTCATTAGTAGGAATGGCAATGGAAAAAGAGCAATAATCCAGCCATACGTATGTTTCTTCGTTACTTCAAAGCCTTTAACTACAGGCAGCATTGGAACGCCTGCTGCACGGTATTCCTCTACTCTTCTAATTGCCAATGCATAGAAATGTGGTGGTTGCCAGAAGAACATGATTAAGAATAAGCTCCATGCCATAATATCAAGGTTTGGATCAATTGCAGCCCAGCCGATTAATGGTGGTACAGCACCTGAAAAGCTTCCGATTACTGTATTCGAAACAAGTCTGCGCTTAGACCACATTGTGTAAACGACCACGTAGCTAAAAGCACCAACTAGTGCAATAACTGTTGCGGAAATTGTTGTGAGCAACATAAAGAATGTTCCGATTGCCAGAAGACCGAACCCTAATATCGCAACTTTTTTTGGTGTTACTTTCCCTGTAACAGTTGGTCTTTCCTTTGTTCTTTCCATAAGTGGATCAATGTCCATATCAATAAAATTGTTAAGCGCACATGAACCTGCGATAATTAACGCTGAGCCTATTAATGTATACAGAACTGTGTCGATATTCATCAAAAATTTCTCTCCAGAAAAATGCAGCGCCAGCCACAATCCTGTAAAGACTGTAATCAGGTTAGAGTTAACAATACCTATTTTTATCAGCGCTAAAAAATCCTTCCACGCCGATGTTTTTGGTAGTTCTCCGTCCACTTGAGCTTCAGGATACGCTCTATAATTTGCCATAGATGTTTCCTCCTTTATTTTAACCAAAATCTCTATGCTTTTTTATAAAAAACTTGATCGTTGGAGCAGACAATAGTTTGTTTGTTCACTGAAATCGTTTGTGCCTCATTTCACAATGTTTTCAACATTTATACGATGAAAAAAGGCCCTTTTACTATTAAAACATATTTACAGCTTTTTTTCCGCAATTTTTTACAAAAAAATAAAAGTATCCCTAAACGAAAGAGATTCCTTCGAGCCAAGTTCTATTATAAATCTATTTGTCCTAATAGCCAAATAAAATAACCGAAATGGATAAACTTCACTTACATAGGAAAATAAAAGAAGATGCCCACTAAGTTTAGCGGACATCCTCTTTGGCTAGAACCTTTCATTTTGCGCAAATCGTTTTCTTCTTATTGATTTAGGCATAGAAGGAATGGTATCTTCTTCTTTGTTTTTATAAACTTTTTCATATTTTGTAAACATAGATACGTTCAACAGTATTCCCATGCCGATAGCAAGCTGTACGAGTGATGAACCGCCATAGCTTACAAACGGAAGCGGCACACCTGTTAGTGGAATTACTCCCGATACACCGCCAATATTAATAAATGACTGTATGCCGATCATGCTTGATATTCCAATTGCAAGCAAGCTGCCAAAGGGATCCTTGCATTTCAAGCCGATATATATTCCTCGTAAAACGATATAGCTTAAACAAACTACGACAAAGCCGACTCCGAATATGCCGAGCTCTTCTGCAATGACAGCCATAATAAAATCAGTATGACCGTCTGTTAAATACCCAAGCTTCTGGATTCCTTGCCCAAGGCCAAGACCTTTTAAGCCTCCGCCGCCAATTGCAAGGAGTGAGTTGCTCATTTGATAGCCACTGCCTTGGACTACTTCTTTAGAGAAAGGCGAATCCAGAAACACAAAAATTCTGCTCAATTGCTTTGCAGTCAATACACCTTTGCCGAAAAGCTGCATAACGAGAGCCAAAAATCCGCCAAAAGCAAGACCTATGCCGGCAAGCTTCATTAAGTTCTTCATGTTCATACCGGAACAGACGATAATTGTTGCTGCAATCATGAAAATAATGGCTGCTGTCCCGAAATCAGGCTGAAGTCCGACGAGTGCACATACAAGCACTAAGTATGCAAGTGGAGGTGCAACTCCTCTGTTAAATTCGTTTATGTAAGATTGTTTTTTCGCATATATAGCCGATAGATAAATAATGACAGACAGCTTGACAAATTCCGCAGGCTGCAAGCTTGCTGTACCTACCTTGTACCAGCTTTGTGCGTTTCCTGCTACGTGTCCAAGTAAAAAGACTCCGAAAAGACCAAACACGGACACTAAAACCATCGGAACCAAAAATCTGTTGCTCATAAATGCCTTATATGGAAAAAGCGCGACAAAAATAAAAGCAACTCCTGCCACAAGCAAGTTAATGATCTGTTTTTTATAGTAATAACTGCTGCTGTCATGACCATAATACTGGACAGATGATACCATACTAGCACTGTATATCATGATAACCCCAAATAGTGATAGTAAGACCATTGCAACAATCAGTGTATAATCATATGATTTTAAGATTTTTTTTAACATCTGCTGCTACCCCTTACTCATTCTTAGCAATGACAATACATTCGCTGCCATTTGTTTCAAATCCTGCCTGATTCGCTCAGAAGATTTTCCATTTGCTGCTTTCTAATATTCTATCATGTTATCAGAATTATAACATTGATTTCTTTTTTCAGCTAAAATAGTGGCAAACAAAAAAACTCAAACAATAGAGTTCGTTTGTTTGAGTTCGTTTATTATTTTCTTATAGATGCTTCATGCAATACTGAAAGTTCTTTCTCCAATTCATCTAGTATCTTCTTGCCGACACTTTCTTCCACTAACCCTAGACGGATGGCAAAATCTATCTCTTTAGATAATCCAAACATTTGTGTATCCAAAACTTCCTCATATAAAGGACATTGTGGCATTGTTAAGTTATCCATTTGAACTTTTATAAGCTTTAGTATTTTTTCAGCATCTGCTTTTAGCAGTGCACTTGCTTTCTCTTTATGATTTATGATCATGTCAGAAGTCAACCCTATCCCCCCGTTTCCGAGCGATTATCCTATCTATAAAGTTTAAACTCAACATAACAAAATTGCAAGAACTATCATAAGAAAGTTATTTACCAATTTTCAAAAACTGGAAATCTCTTATTAATATAAAATTCAAAACTGACAAAGCTGCATGGAAAAGATATACTAATTACATACATAATTTTTTCAAACAGCTTTTTAGACTGGAGAGATATTTATGAGCCAAATTATCCAAGTAAAAGGGTTAGTCACTTTTCCAATTACTATTGATCCAAGCGTTTGGATTTTTGATGACCGTAAGAAAACTAGTGAGGAAATATTCGCTCCTAGCCAAGCAAAATCTGAATTAGAGGCATATACGAAAGAGGTTTCAAAACACTGGGATCGCGAATTGCTTGAAGGCGCTCGATTACCTGAGAAACAGACAGAAACAAAAAAATACAAAAAGCAAGAAATCCTGTCAGGCACTTTCTACATGCCGCTTGCTCCTTTTATTAAAAACGCTGAACCATTACAGGATGCACAGCAAATTGTCATTCATACAGCAAACAAGGAACAGACTTTCCCTCTTTCTGTCATGGATGAGATGGTTCTCCTTTTCTGCAGAGACGGTAAGCCAATTCTTGATGACGGTCCCATTTACTTATATTTTCAAAGCAAGGGTTCAGATGAGCCGCCAATAAGATCTATCACAGGCTTTGAATTAAGGTAAATAGTATAATTCGCGCTGCTTATTATTGTAAAGGAATACATTTTACAAACTTAACTAAGTTCTGTTTAAACTGTCATGTTGCGCTTTTTGACTAGATGCTAAAGACAGCATCTAGTCAAAGGCAGCGCATAAAAGTTGCCCAGCTTACAGCAGATCTGCAGCCAATTGAGCTAAACCAGAGCGCTCTCCCTTTACAAGCTTGACATGACCGGCAATCTGCTGATCTTTAAAACGCTCAACTACATAGGTTAACCCATTGTTAAAGGCATCCAAGTATGGATGGTCAATTTGTTCTGGATCACCCATAAGGACAATTTTACTTCCT is part of the Niallia taxi genome and harbors:
- a CDS encoding YlaN family protein, giving the protein MTSDMIINHKEKASALLKADAEKILKLIKVQMDNLTMPQCPLYEEVLDTQMFGLSKEIDFAIRLGLVEESVGKKILDELEKELSVLHEASIRK
- a CDS encoding YlbF family regulator; amino-acid sequence: MLATTELIMIQEEAESIAEMILESDVAEQYRMRVANLYTDKETQSKIISFNEMKELYEEVQRFGKYHPEYKRVMMEIRQLKREVDMDENVAAFKIAENNLQKLLDEVSVIIGKSVSEFVKVPTGNPFFDELSGCSGGCGSGGSCSCSA
- a CDS encoding DUF420 domain-containing protein produces the protein MNYSLPILPTISTTFIVLSAIFVAIGWGLIIKRKIEAHQKVMLIAAVCAVIFFVIYASRTIFIGNTAFGGPDDIKIYYTIFLIFHITLATTGAVLGITMLVTGYRKRYDIHRKLGPTTSIIWFFTAITGVAVYVLLYVIYHGGETTSVIKAILGF
- the cyoE gene encoding heme o synthase, translating into MANYRAYPEAQVDGELPKTSAWKDFLALIKIGIVNSNLITVFTGLWLALHFSGEKFLMNIDTVLYTLIGSALIIAGSCALNNFIDMDIDPLMERTKERPTVTGKVTPKKVAILGFGLLAIGTFFMLLTTISATVIALVGAFSYVVVYTMWSKRRLVSNTVIGSFSGAVPPLIGWAAIDPNLDIMAWSLFLIMFFWQPPHFYALAIRRVEEYRAAGVPMLPVVKGFEVTKKHTYGWIIALFPLPFLLMKLGVPFLILATLLNVGWIITGILASKKKDEIKWATAMFVYSLQYMTILFVAMVIVTFI
- a CDS encoding YlbE-like family protein — translated: MRKNVKEYIEQNRELQQFIREQPLWYRQLCRNPSDLQSFEIASMHYYKKTIPHRVEKFSNGVQMASMMFSMFQAMNAQS
- a CDS encoding YlbG family protein; translation: MLGQRQGLVVYLYSLKQAKMLRRYGNVHYISKRLKYVVLYTNLNEAEALMEKLNSFSFVKKVEPSYKPFLKMEFENSKPDKAKEYDYKMGI
- a CDS encoding FtsW/RodA/SpoVE family cell cycle protein: MLKKILKSYDYTLIVAMVLLSLFGVIMIYSASMVSSVQYYGHDSSSYYYKKQIINLLVAGVAFIFVALFPYKAFMSNRFLVPMVLVSVFGLFGVFLLGHVAGNAQSWYKVGTASLQPAEFVKLSVIIYLSAIYAKKQSYINEFNRGVAPPLAYLVLVCALVGLQPDFGTAAIIFMIAATIIVCSGMNMKNLMKLAGIGLAFGGFLALVMQLFGKGVLTAKQLSRIFVFLDSPFSKEVVQGSGYQMSNSLLAIGGGGLKGLGLGQGIQKLGYLTDGHTDFIMAVIAEELGIFGVGFVVVCLSYIVLRGIYIGLKCKDPFGSLLAIGISSMIGIQSFINIGGVSGVIPLTGVPLPFVSYGGSSLVQLAIGMGILLNVSMFTKYEKVYKNKEEDTIPSMPKSIRRKRFAQNERF
- a CDS encoding CAP domain-containing protein, with amino-acid sequence MVIISILLAFWFYLSITETRDSSDALVDEGENSAKVDEGLTEETAEDSSITMPKEGLGSMIGSTAKELVKKYGEPTRKDPSNYEYEWWIYNKDSSKYFQVGVLDDKVVTIFAIGQDVDISPYKIGEEVGDIYEKTPIETNISLNYEDSSYRFELSEDEINNRPLVKMGDYYMQLYFDKFTGTLSSVRYMDARTLLQIRPYELVYRGELLEAASVVKENEAVEDGNERQILDITNVIRSRFKLTSVKWDEDTANVALGHSVDMYDTKDFSHTSAKTGDLEARLKAGDVFYQLAGENIAAGYTDAAAVMEGWLNSKGHRECLLNEKFTHLGVGVYNKYYTQNFIEKW
- a CDS encoding peptidyl-prolyl cis-trans isomerase; the protein is MSQIIQVKGLVTFPITIDPSVWIFDDRKKTSEEIFAPSQAKSELEAYTKEVSKHWDRELLEGARLPEKQTETKKYKKQEILSGTFYMPLAPFIKNAEPLQDAQQIVIHTANKEQTFPLSVMDEMVLLFCRDGKPILDDGPIYLYFQSKGSDEPPIRSITGFELR
- the ylbD gene encoding YlbD family protein, whose protein sequence is MSEKQLHPSVQQFKDFVKTQPHLIQEVRRGDTTWQRLFEDWYLLGEEDTRFSSNPSAGQEAGKQEEASTDSSKSLWMSTVMNSLKNMDQNQVQGYIANISQALGTIQGVISQFSPSSGGSQNASTKTTQQPTGPFSFRKD